The following nucleotide sequence is from Dromaius novaehollandiae isolate bDroNov1 chromosome Z, bDroNov1.hap1, whole genome shotgun sequence.
CTGGAAAGATTTATTTCCCTCCGAGTATTTGTAACACATTGCATTGTCAGAATTCTATTCAAATAAATTACTTTCTGGTAACATTTAGCTGATACGACCACCTACAATGTGGACAGTCATGTACACAGTACAACAGTGGATTTTTGCAGCAACAGAGAAATAACCAGAAATTGATTCTAAATTCCAGATAATAGTTCATGTGTTATTTCTTGCAAACATACGGTCCCCTCTAAGGGTAAGGTGTTGGAGCTGGTATTGTAGCACTTCTGTGTCAGCAGGTTCCTTGATGCTCATTTTGTCTAAATTGAGGTAGTCCAGGGATTTAGAGTGAGCCCTTTTACCTTTTAAAAGGCAAAGAGGCAGGGGACCATGTAGTGCCTTATAAGGTTCATATGGTAAAGCCTTAGTGCATTTATCCCCTGAGCTGGGCATCCGTCTCCTCCTCCTTCCGTTTACTGCTGGGATCTCATATGGCTGATAGTACCTACTTCTAGTTTTGTACAAACGGGAGGAACGTGCAAGTCCTGAATCAAGCTGTTTGGAACGCAAGTTAGGCCCGGATTCCCCTTTATTCTCTTCATTTCCTGTACACTTTTGGGCTAATTTCAGCAGCTCCTCTCCAGTTGTGAAGCCAACCAAATAGTTAGAATCCATATGAAGGATCTGATAGCCTGAAACTGTCCGCCGCATTGGTGAGCACGGGGTGCTGGAGCATCGGGGCTTCTCGGCGTCGGTTTTGCCTGCAGAACTCACCTCTGCAAGAGGTACAGGAAGGGTAGATATGGTAGTTCTGGACTCTCCATTTATGTCAACTTCCATTTTAAACACAATGCTATTctcctaaaaataaaacagagcttgATCAGAAAAAGAGCCTTTAACCCagaagagaagctgagagaaGATCTCagataccagatttttttttatcacccAAAAATCACAACCAGTACTTCTCTTTACAGTCTTGTCTTACACTCTACAAAATCTCATAACAAAGCTATCACCAACATTTGCCTTCTAGAactattttgattgttttttatgACAAATAATTCTTGATATTCTTGAATATGTTAAGAACAATCTTGAATAGTATTTTACTAAATCCACTAAAACTGAAATCCACTCTGTTTTTCAATCCTTTTAGACCATTTGATTCCCTTTCCTTTGAGGCCATCTACATCTATTAGCACATCCACAGTAAATTCTCCTGTACTTGGATGCATATATTTTCCATTCACAATAATCTCAGTAAAGAAAGCtaaaaacccaacccaaaccaaaaacaaaaaacactcccCCACATCTAACAGCTACCACCTCAGGCATGACCATGGTCCAGACCTGACCTATTGGGTACTGCAATGTTTCCCTCTTCCAGAAGTGAAAACAGCTTGCTTTAGATTCAACAAAGAACAGCATCCTGACTGTTCGAACTCAGCTGTCTTTATAGGTCATCCATAaacctccccctccaaaaaacaCAAGCTTCTTATTCACAGTTAACCAACCAAAACCACAATGTTTTATTCTAATGTATTTCTAACAAAGGAAATAGTTTACTAGTGTTTAATAAGTATGCCATAAGAGTCTTATAAGCATCTTAAGTATAACCAATACTCTGATTTCTGTCATatttgtttggcttttatttctttcagaaacaaactAGTTTGCCCTGTCCTTTCTCCCCTCACAACTATTCTACATAAATTGTTTGGTGCCTTTACAGATGCAATAACTTTCCACACCTAGCCATTACCATCTTTAACATGGGAACATAAAGTTGCTATCACAGCAAATATATGCCAATGGGTGCCAGAACACAAAGAaggcttaatttttttcatttctttgcttttgatATCTTTTACACTATCTTTCTGCCACAGCTAGTTCACAAAATGCAAAGGTTACATCTGTTT
It contains:
- the MACIR gene encoding macrophage immunometabolism regulator, whose amino-acid sequence is MEVDINGESRTTISTLPVPLAEVSSAGKTDAEKPRCSSTPCSPMRRTVSGYQILHMDSNYLVGFTTGEELLKLAQKCTGNEENKGESGPNLRSKQLDSGLARSSRLYKTRSRYYQPYEIPAVNGRRRRRMPSSGDKCTKALPYEPYKALHGPLPLCLLKGKRAHSKSLDYLNLDKMSIKEPADTEVLQYQLQHLTLRGDRMFARNNT